The genomic interval CGCGGGATTCATCGCGGTCATCGGGACCGGGGTCGACGACCTCGTCATCATCGCCGACGAGGTGATGGCCGAGGGCGAGGTCCACTCCTCGCGCGTCTTCCGGAGCCGGTTCCGGAAGGCGTTCTGGGTCATCGGCGCGGCCGCGGCGACCACCATCATCGCGATGAGCCCGCTCGCGGTCCTCTCGCTCGGCGACCTCCAGGGCTTCGCCATCGTCACCATCCTCGGCGTGCTGGTCGGCGTGCTGGTGACGCGTCCGGCGTACGGTGACATCCTGCGCGCCCTGCTGACCAGCAAGTAGGTCGCCATCGAAATCTCTCACGTCTGGAGTCTCCCGGAAACTCTCACGTCTGCAGTCTCGCCATCGAAACCTCCCTCCTCCCCTCTCCGCTGGGCCGGGCGGCGGCCCGCGGTCACCGCGGGCCGCCGCCCGGGTTCCACCTTGACACCGCGGCCACGTTCTCATCTCGGGTACCGACGACCAATCTATTTAAGCGGGGCTACGATGTCTCGACCATGAGCGCGGATTCGAGGAGACATCTCATCTGCAGATCGGACCACCTCCCGTCGATACTCTCCGCAATCGGGGTGCTGTTCCTGGCCAGCGCCCTCGGCGAGTGGTTGCTGTTCAACGGGACGGGAGAGTTCGACTCCGTCGACTTCTTCGCCAGTACCTCGGTCTCGGCGTTTCTCACCGCCGCCATCGTCTACGGCGGTTTTCGGCTGGGGCGAAGCGACATCTCGAACGAACGGTACCCCCGCATCGTCGGGTGGATTGCGGGGTGTTCGTCGGCCTTCCTCGCGGTCAATCTCCCCATCATGCTCGCGTGGATTCCGGCCACCGTCCCGGCCCAGCTCTGGTGGGCGCGATTCGTCGTGAGCGTCGGTCTCGTCGGCGGCCTCTTCATCGGGAGCATCGAGGCGCGGGCCATCGAGCGCGAGCGAGTCGCCGAGCGCGCCGCGGTCCGGGCCGAGGAGGCCGAGACTCACCACCGGCACCTCGATTACCTCAACAGCCTCCTGCGCCACGAGGTGTTGAACACCGCCAACGTCATCACCGGCTACGCGTCGCTGCTCCTCGAAAACGACGAGGTCGCGGCCGAGGCCCGCGACCGCGTCGAGACCATCCACAGGCGAGGAGAGGACATGACGAGCGTCATCCGGGACGTGCGAGTGCTGCTCACGACGACCAGCGGGACCGCCGCGCTGGAGCCCACGGACCTCTCCTCGGTCCTCGAAGCCGAACTCGACGACCTCCGTCGGACGGCCGACGCCGTCGAAATCGAGGCGTCGATACCCGACGGCGTGGTCGTGGTGGCCGACGACCTCCTCGCCCGAGCGTTCTCGAACCTCCTCACGAACGCGGTCGAACACCACGACGGGGGCGTCCCGCGAGTGACCGTGACGGTCGAGGAGTCGGCCGAGACGGCAACGGTGTACGTCGCCGACGACGGACCCGGGATTCCTCCCGGCGAGCGGGCGACACTGTTCGAACGCAGCGACAACACCGGCGGTTCCCACGGCCTCGGCCTCTACCTCGTGCGGACGCTGGTCGAGCGCTACGGCGGCACGGTCGAACTGGTCGAGACCGGCGACGACGGCACCGAGTTCGCCCTCACGTTGCCGAAGGCGACCCGAACCACGGACGACCGCCCCCGACGGGTAGGAGCGCAAACACTTTAGGCGGGAGCGAGAGAACGGAGTGACATGTCGACAGACCCCTCCGACGAGCGCGTCGAGCGCATCGTCCGGCGCGCGGTGCGCAAGGAACTCGAACTCCTCGGCGAGCGGCTGTTCTGGACGTTCGTCTCGGCACTCGGGCTGTTCTGGGGCCTCTTGCTCGTCGCGTCGGGAGCCAACTCCCCGGGCGACCTGTCGCTCGGGTTCGCCGTCTTCGGCGCGGCGCTGGCGCTCGCGGCGGTCCGAACCCTCCTGCTGACGTGGGAGCTTCCGCCGTACCGCTCGGCCCCGGACGAATAACCCCGACCGGACGCCCGAGCGCGCTCAGAAGTCCCCGAGTCCCGACTGTTCGGCCGCCGCCAGCACGTCGTCGCAGGTCGACCAGCTCCGGCGCGCGCAGTCGGGGAGCCGACCGTGTTCGGCCACGAACGCCGCCAGAAACTCGCGGGTGGTCGGGTCGCTCGGGTAGCCCGACCCCAGTTCGGCGAACGCCTCGCCGTACTCCTCGGCGTACGCCTCCGCGAGGTCGGCGACGTGGGCGTCCCTCGCGACCTTCGCCACGATGCTGGCGGCGCTCACGACCGCGTGGCTCTCGTCGGCCCCGTGCTCGGCGGTCAAGTCGACCGCCGCCGGAACCCGGTCTTCGACCCGGCGGGCGAACCGGCGTTCGCTGGTGTCGCCCGCGTCGGCGATTCCCGCCGCGTCGTCGTCGGCGACCGCCGCGACCGCCTCGGCGTGGGCCTCGACGGTCAGCGTGTTCATGTCGGTCTCGCCGTCGATGCGCGCGACCGGCACCTCGGCGAGTCCGACCGCGACGCGGTCGGACTCGCGCAGCCTCGCCGCGATCTCCTCGCGGCGCGCGGGCGCGACGTTCTTCGAGTCGTCCACGTCGGCGGGCAGGACCGCGGGGTCCTCGACCGCGACCGCGGCCGCGAACATCGACCCCAGCACCGGCCCCTTGCCCGCCTCGTCCACTCCGAACACGGGCCGACCGACGCACGCGGGGTAGTTGTAGCTTGCTGACCGCGATTTCGTCCCGGTTGGGACCCGCGATTTCGTCCCGGGCCAGCGCGGGCGCGCTGGCCCGGGACGAAGTTGTGAGAGGTGCGAAGTCGCGAGAACCGCGAAGTCGCGAAATCGCGAGAACCGCGAAACCGCGGGACTGCGGGCCGTCCCTGACGGGTCGGCCCGAAGTCCTATCCGCGCCAACGCGGTAGTCCCGGGCGATGGACTTCACACCGAACGCCGACGACCGACTCGTCTCGCTTCAGGTCGAACGAATCGACGAACTGCTCGGCGACACCGACTTCCCGACCACCACCGACGAGGTGGTCGCGGAGTTCGGCGACGTGGTCGTCGAGTACGCGGGCGGGGGCAGCGAGTCGCTCGAAGGCATCCTCCGGACCGCGGGCGACGAGGAGTACGCCACGACCGACGACCTCCAGCTCGCGGTCCTCAACGGCGTCGACCGCGACGCGGTCGGGAGACCCCACTACAGCGACCGCGACCCGCCGGTCTCGGGCGTCGACCGCGGGCCGGACCAGTCGTTCTGAGCACGCTCTCGGCGGCCGCGAATCGCCTCACTCGTCGTCCCACGGGTCGGTCCGCTCGCGCTCGTGGAACTCTCCGCTGGGCGACCATAGCACGTAGTAGCCCGAGACGGCGGTCATCGCGAGGTAGAAGGCTGCGACGGCGGCGACGACCGCTTCCCCCGGTATCCCCGGCATCGCGGCGGTGGTCCGCCACGACTGTCCCGATTCGAACGCGGTGATGCGGACCACCCACGCCGCGAGCAGGACGAGGAGTAAGGGGTAGTAGACGCGGCTGAGTCGGCGCGCGAACGCCCGGAACAGCGACACCTTCACCGCGGGATTCCGGAGGTCGTCGCCGATGCGCTCGCGCCACTCGCGGTGGGGGAGTTCCTCGTCGGGGTCGAGCAGCTGGGCGAACAGGTCGCGTTCGAGCAGGCGGACCCGCTCGCGCCACACGTCGTAGGCCCGGTAGCGGCGGGTCTCGACGAGCAGGAACATCGAGAGCGTCGCCATCCCGATGACGATGAGGTAGTGAGGGTTGTCGCGACTGGAGAACGCCCACGTCAGGATGGCGGCCATGATGGTGACCGCCCAGTAGGTCGTCCGGTCGAGGCGGCTGCGCCACGAGGTCACGCGGTCCATCTGGCCCCGGTAGAGGTGGCCCAACAGGCCCACCATCTCCGACGGGTCGGTCGCCAGCTCCTCGCCGACGTCTCCGCGCGCCTCGCCGTCTTCGTCCGCCGAGCCGGGTCCGTCGGTCTCGTCGGCCGGACCGCTCGCATCCCCCATGCGCACGGAGACGGCGTTCGCCGACCTACGGTTTACGGCGGGTCGGAATCAGGCGACCTCTTTCAGGTACTCGGGGTCGTCGAACTCCTCGTCCTCGCCCTCGACCGCGAGCACGTCGAGCGCGGTGACGACCGCGTCGACGCCCAGCAGGCCCGCGAGGCTCGGGGTCGTCCGGCCCTCGTCGCCCGAGACGAGCTCCTTGACGTAGAGGCCGCCCTCGCCGTGGACCTCGAGTTCGCCGCGGCGGGGGTCGTGGAGTTCGCCCGAGACGGCGTAGGCCTCCCGCGTCCGGGTCAGACTCGCCCGGCGGTGGTCGACGCGCTGGGGGGTGTCCTGTTCGATGGTCGCGCCGTCGAGTTCCCCGACCGCGGCCTGCAGTTCCTCGTCGGTCACGTCGGCCCCGAACTCCACGTCCATCCGGTAGGTCTTGCTCGCGTCGAGTTCCTTCACGCGCTCGACCATCTCGTGGCTCGCGGGCGCGAGGTCGGTCACCTCGACCGCCCCGTCGGCGAACTCGTTTATCTCGGCTTCGAGCGCGTCGATGTCCACGCTCCGAACCCGGGGTTGCTTGACCTCGATGACGAACGGCCTGCCGGTCCCGACCATCAGCGCGTCCACGTCCTCGCGGCCCGCGCCGTGGAACAGCGCCTCCTCGCCGTCCATCGCGTCGAGGACGGGCGGGGTGGTCAGCTCCTCGACGCTCTCGTCGTAGAGGTAGCCCGACCCGCCGCAGTGCTCGCAGTCCTCCTCTCCCCCGCCTTCGGCGAGCTGTTTGCCCGACCCGCCACACTCCCGGCAGGGCCACTCGGTCTGGGGGATGTCGCGTTCGAGCTTCCGATACCGGCCGTAGACGAACGCGGAGTTCACCTGGACCTCGACCGCGTGGGCCGAGAGGTCGGCGCGCTCTGGGTCGACGTTCAGCAGGGCCAGCACGTCGGGGCGCTCGAAGTCGACCTCCGTGCCGGTGAGCTGGCCCACCCGCTTGCCGACCTCGCGGTTGAACTCCGACTTGAACAGCTCGCCAGCGTCCTCGGGGAGGTCGGCCGACTCCCGGAGCAGTTTCTCGTTCTCCTCGACCAGCGGCGGGACCCGGGTCCCGACCTGATAGGTGTCGAACTCCCAGCCCTCCAGCGCCTCGGCGACCGTCTCGGCCCACTCGTCGAACCGCTGGCTCTCGCCCTCGCAGACCCAGCACTCGGCCGTCTCGTCCTCGTAGGGGTCGTCGTCGGCCAGCGCGACCGCGATGCGAAGCGAGCGGCCGCGCTCGTCGTTCGTGAGTCCGAAGCTGCGGTCGGCGAAGCACCGACCCAGACAGGCGTCGCACACCGGGCCGTTCTCGATGACCCGGCGAGCGTCGGCGAGGATGGTCATGTCCGACCCGTGGGGTTCGGGCGGTAAACGGGTTTCTCATTCGTTCGCGCGGTCGGTCGGCGCACGCCGTCACAGGTCCCGGAGGTCGGCTTCGAGGTGGTCGTCGCCGACCCACGTCACGTCCTCTCGGGCGACCAGTTCTGCGAACTCCCACGGGTTCATCCCGGCGATTTCGGCGGCTTTCGAGAAAGAGGCTTCACCCTCGCCGAG from Halorussus salilacus carries:
- a CDS encoding tRNA pseudouridine(54/55) synthase Pus10; the encoded protein is MTILADARRVIENGPVCDACLGRCFADRSFGLTNDERGRSLRIAVALADDDPYEDETAECWVCEGESQRFDEWAETVAEALEGWEFDTYQVGTRVPPLVEENEKLLRESADLPEDAGELFKSEFNREVGKRVGQLTGTEVDFERPDVLALLNVDPERADLSAHAVEVQVNSAFVYGRYRKLERDIPQTEWPCRECGGSGKQLAEGGGEEDCEHCGGSGYLYDESVEELTTPPVLDAMDGEEALFHGAGREDVDALMVGTGRPFVIEVKQPRVRSVDIDALEAEINEFADGAVEVTDLAPASHEMVERVKELDASKTYRMDVEFGADVTDEELQAAVGELDGATIEQDTPQRVDHRRASLTRTREAYAVSGELHDPRRGELEVHGEGGLYVKELVSGDEGRTTPSLAGLLGVDAVVTALDVLAVEGEDEEFDDPEYLKEVA
- a CDS encoding sensor histidine kinase; amino-acid sequence: MSADSRRHLICRSDHLPSILSAIGVLFLASALGEWLLFNGTGEFDSVDFFASTSVSAFLTAAIVYGGFRLGRSDISNERYPRIVGWIAGCSSAFLAVNLPIMLAWIPATVPAQLWWARFVVSVGLVGGLFIGSIEARAIERERVAERAAVRAEEAETHHRHLDYLNSLLRHEVLNTANVITGYASLLLENDEVAAEARDRVETIHRRGEDMTSVIRDVRVLLTTTSGTAALEPTDLSSVLEAELDDLRRTADAVEIEASIPDGVVVVADDLLARAFSNLLTNAVEHHDGGVPRVTVTVEESAETATVYVADDGPGIPPGERATLFERSDNTGGSHGLGLYLVRTLVERYGGTVELVETGDDGTEFALTLPKATRTTDDRPRRVGAQTL
- the rnhB gene encoding ribonuclease HII, whose protein sequence is MFGVDEAGKGPVLGSMFAAAVAVEDPAVLPADVDDSKNVAPARREEIAARLRESDRVAVGLAEVPVARIDGETDMNTLTVEAHAEAVAAVADDDAAGIADAGDTSERRFARRVEDRVPAAVDLTAEHGADESHAVVSAASIVAKVARDAHVADLAEAYAEEYGEAFAELGSGYPSDPTTREFLAAFVAEHGRLPDCARRSWSTCDDVLAAAEQSGLGDF
- a CDS encoding UPF0175 family protein, with the translated sequence MDRESRALAELGEGEASFSKAAEIAGMNPWEFAELVAREDVTWVGDDHLEADLRDL
- a CDS encoding DUF2270 domain-containing protein, which codes for MGDASGPADETDGPGSADEDGEARGDVGEELATDPSEMVGLLGHLYRGQMDRVTSWRSRLDRTTYWAVTIMAAILTWAFSSRDNPHYLIVIGMATLSMFLLVETRRYRAYDVWRERVRLLERDLFAQLLDPDEELPHREWRERIGDDLRNPAVKVSLFRAFARRLSRVYYPLLLVLLAAWVVRITAFESGQSWRTTAAMPGIPGEAVVAAVAAFYLAMTAVSGYYVLWSPSGEFHERERTDPWDDE